The following are encoded together in the Anopheles nili chromosome 3, idAnoNiliSN_F5_01, whole genome shotgun sequence genome:
- the LOC128723391 gene encoding homeodomain-interacting protein kinase 2-like, with product MGAPSNGSKTAHSKVATGGGHANTQTSSKRSSSGADGDYQLVQHEVLYSLSAQYEVLEFLGRGTFGQVVKCWKKGTSDIVAIKILKNHPSYARQGQIEVSILSRLSQENADEFNFVRAFECFQHKNHTCLVFEMLEQNLYDFLKQNKFSPLPLKYIRPILQQVLTALLKLKQLGLIHADLKPENIMLVDPNRQPYRVKVIDFGSASHVSKTVCNTYLQSRYYRAPEIILGLPFCEAIDMWSLGCVVAELFLGWPLYPGSSEYDQIRYISQTQGLPTEHMLNSASKTAKFFYRDVDSTYPFWRLKTPEEHEAETNNKSKEARKYIFNCLDDIGQVNVPTDIEGGQLLAEKTDRREFIDLLKRMLTIDQERRITPGEALNHSFATLAHLVDYAHCNNVKASVQMMEVCRRTDSMIHTYNLSVQPTTATLVTNFVPNTTENMTITFNNQVPRIVRERAPTYDNHLYQIYGGRNVGRQYSNARPDAFPHQLVSSILCPPGYQTMPSPTKHVVVGGTSMQPPLQVPPQQYVNVPVPVSMVEPSSGQRMLLTNAVQPNVAWPQSGRQVAIVPSWSQQPGPAHSLIVDSAPFLKLEGIYPNPHLNIQTSHHEPKKESPMHHLVVRKYSSVSRHDKKENNQLSPVKKRVKENTPPHQRYNRSHMCPQYHDNGSSSGTAGASSSNAVASTSSSSSSFYQQQQQQQQQQQQHQQQQQQQSQVASVGGNQQMQAPPVQQAQAQPQVPAPQHHHHHHHHSQQQQQPQLASGSSSSSHHNHHHQQQQHYQPVDSGSSISGSGAANVQTHHSSSSTSSYGGGGGSGGSSIVMSGSGNIHHSGGSSHHHHGGSGHIHHGHSHGHHAGHHSSHHGHGGNGSYSGSSKQQTITIHDTPSPTAVITISDSEDESPEVKHNTGSSSKSSHASSSQPAACTRGTHQSSSCRGGGGNNCGGIKTSSSSSNIAQNAASANLLSGGSSGHQQQQQQYPLQHQQQHMSVISSGGSSSGAGGGSCNASSGSGRHRKSTAVSSTATACVTVGDSDGEGERRSPKHQPIKYEQHAGQSQKKRLLAMAQNECLLLPSSGGSGGQQTLHVPKQEPSEFVAYEYPSQQQQQQQQMDKRSSWAPPTMSSSSSSSHYGNGGGHKRESSSSYIPSSSASSSSTMAAATAAAAAAAAAAIHQQQQHQGSSGGCSGSSIGHAPPPHAHAKSTPTGATSWGPPTAAVYRQHQPSANTPLGSSPGAILQQHQHQAQQQPDIYAQGDMYRRSAVFVSQAAPYQTAYNRVVPPPAHNASSRQVRKTPLSMSSPYMPSKDSTPSTERFPSFPLQVLPTHPLPAHIQFPTAQYGQFGPLSPAQIANKHHYAWFGE from the exons ATGGGTGCCCCGTCCAACGGCTCCAAGACGGCACATTCTAAGGTTGCAACCGGAGGAGGTCATGCCAACACGCAGACCTCCAGCAAGCGTTCCAGCAGTGGAGCCGACGGTGACTACCAGCTGGTGCAGCATGAGGTGCTCTACTCCCTGTCCGCACAGTATGAG GTCCTAGAATTCCTCGGTCGCGGCACCTTCGGGCAGGTGGTAAAATGTTGGAAGAAGGGAACGAGCGACATCGTCGCCATCAAGATCCTGAAGAACCATCCGTCCTACGCGCGCCAGGGCCAGATCGAGGTGTCGATCCTCAGCCGACTGAGCCAGGAAAATGCGGACGAGTTCAACTTCGTGCGCGCGTTCGAGTGCTTCCAGCACAAGAACCACACCTGCCTGGTGTTCGAGATGCTGGAGCAGAACCTGTACGATTTCCTCAAGCAGAACAAGTTCTCGCCCCTTCCGCTGAAGTACATCCGGCCCATCCTGCAGCAG GTTTTGACTGCATTGTTGAAGCTGAAGCAGCTGGGCTTGATCCATGCCGATCTGAAACCCGAGAACATCATGCTGGTTGATCCCAACAGACAACCGTATCG CGTGAAGGTAATCGATTTCGGTTCGGCATCGCACGTCAGCAAAACGGTGTGTAACACGTACCTGCAGTCGCGCTACTATCGCGCACCGGAAATCATCCTCGGTCTGCCGTTCTGCGAGGCGATAGACATGTGGTCGCTCGGTTGTGTGGTGGCGGAACTGTTCCTGGGTTGGCCCCTGTATCCCGGCTCATCTGAGTATGATCAAATCAG GTACATATCGCAGACACAGGGTCTACCGACTGAGCACATGCTGAACAGTGCCAGCAAGACGGCAAAGTTCTTCTACCGGGACGTTGATTCGACCTATCCCTTCTGGCGGCTGAAAACACCGGAAGAGCATGAGGCTGAGACGAACAACAAGAGCAAGGAGGCGCGCAAGTACATCTTCAATTGCCTGGATGACATCGGACAGGTGAATGTGCCGACTGATATCGAGGGTGGACAGCTGTTGGCAGAGAAGACCGATCGTCGGGAGTTTATCGATCTGCTGAAGCGGATGCTTACGATCGATCAGGAGCGACGCATTACACCCGGTGAGGCGTTGAACCATTCGTTTGCGACTCTCGCCCATCTGGTGGATTATGCCCACTGCAACAACGTTAAGGCCTCGGTGCAGATGATGGAGGTGTGCCGCCGTACGGATTCGATGATCCACAC ATATAACCTGAGCGTGCAGCCAACGACCGCCACACTGGTGACGAACTTTGTGCCGAACACGACGGAGAACATGACGATCACGTTCAACAACCAGGTGCCGCGGATTGTGCGCGAACGAGCGCCAACGTACGATAACCATCTCTATCAGATCTACGGTGGACGGAACGTGGGCCGTCAGTACAGCAACGCACGTCCGGATGCTTTTCCGCACCAGCTGGTATCGAGTATTCTGTGCCCACCGGGCTACCAGACGATGCCAAGCCCGACCAAACACGTTGTCGTCGGTGGTACGTCGATGCAGCCTCCACTGCAGGTACCTCCGCAGCAGTACGTGAACGTACCGGTGCCCGTGTCCATGGTGGAACCATCCTCCGGTCAGCGGATGCTGCTTACGAATGCGGTGCAACCGAACGTGGCCTGGCCGCAATCGGGACGGCAGGTCGCAATCGTACCGTCCTGGTCACAGCAACCCGGTCCAGCTCATTCGCTGATCGTCGATTCCGCGCCGTTCCTGAAGCTCGAAGGTATTTACCCGAATCCGCATCTTAACATCCAGACGAGCCATCACGAGCCGAAAAAGGAATCGCCCATGCATCACCTGGT TGTTCGTAAATATTCCAGCGTTTCCCGGCACgacaagaaggaaaacaaccaaTTGTCGCCGGTCAAAAAGCGTGTCAAGGAGAACACTCCACCCCACCAACGGTACAATCGAAGCCACATGTGCCCGCAGTATCAcgacaacggcagcagcagtggcacgGCTggggccagcagcagcaacgccgTTGCATCGACctcttcgtcgtcctcgtcgttctatcagcagcaacagcagcagcagcaacaacagcagcaacaccagcaacagcagcagcagcaatcgcagGTTGCTAGTGTCGGTGGTAATCAGCAGATGCAAGCTCCGCCGGTTCAGCAGGCACAAGCGCAACCGCAAGTGCCGGCACcacagcaccatcatcaccatcatcatcactcgcagcagcagcagcaaccgcagctgGCCAGTGgaagcagtagcagcagccaccacaaccatcatcaccagcaacagcagcactaTCAGCCGGTGGATTCCGGTTCCTCGATTAGCGGCAGTGGAGCAGCCAATGTACAAACACACCACTCTTCGTCCTCCACGTCGTCTtacggcggtggtggtggtagcggTGGTTCATCGATAGTGATGAGCGGTAGTGGTAACATTCACCACAGTGGAGGCAGTAGCCACCATCATCACGGTGGCAGTGGACACATCCACCACGGTCACAGTCACGGGCATCATGCTGGCCATCACAGCAGTCACCATGGGCATGGAGGAAACGGAAGCTACAGTGGCAGCAGCAAGCAGCAGACGATCACGATCCACGACACGCCGTCCCCGACGGCCGTGATCACCATTTCGGACAGCGAAGATGAATCGCCGGAAGTGAAGCACAACACCGGGTCTTCTTCGAAGAGCTCGCACGCATCCTCGAGCCAGCCGGCGGCTTGTACTCGCGGCACGCATCAATCGTCGTCCTgccgcggtggtggtggaaacaACTGTGGTGGCATTAAAACGTCATCCTCCTCGTCGAACATCGCCCAAAATGCTGCTTCGGCCAACCTGCTTAGTGGAGGCTCGAGTggacatcagcagcagcaacagcaatatCCAttgcagcatcagcaacaacacatGAGTGTTATTAGCAGCGGTGGAAGCAGCAGTGGCGCTGGTGGAGGATCCTGCAATGCCAGTTCTGGTAGCGGACGCCATCGAAAATCGACCGCTGTTTCATCAACCGCGACGGCGTGCGTGACCGTAGGTGACAGTGATGGTGAAGGAGAACGACGTAGCCCCAAGCATCAAC CCATCAAATACGAACAGCATGCAGGCCAGTCGCAAAAGAAACGCCTCCTTGCGATGGCGCAGAACGAATGCCTGTTGTTGCCCTCGTCCGGGGGCAGTGGTGGCCAACAAACGCTGCACGTTCCGAAGCAGGAACCGAGTGAATTCGTTGCGTACGAATATCCttcacagcagcaacaacaacagcagcagatggACAAGCGCTCCTCTTGGGCTCCACCGACGATGAgctcttcttcatcttcttcgcaCTATGGTAATGGTGGTGGACATAAGCGCGAATCTTCTTCATCGTACATACCGTCGTCTTCggcttcgtcctcgtcgacgaTGGCAGCGGCAAcggctgctgccgctgctgctgcagcggctgccattcatcagcaacagcagcatcaaggCAGCAGTGGAGGTTGCAGTGGCAGTTCCATCGGCCACGCGCCTCCACCACATGCCCACGCAAAGAGCACTCCCACCGGTGCAACATCTTGGGGTCCTCCGACAGCAGCCGTCTACCGGCAGCATCAACCAAGCGCCAATACGCCACTCGGAAGTTCTCCTGGCGCTATCctgcaacagcatcagcaccagGCACAGCAACAGCCGGACATCTACGCCCAGGGAGACATGTACCGTCGATCGGCGGTATTCGTATCTCAGGCTGCCCCGTACCAGACGGCGTACAATCGTGTTGTGCCGCCGCCGGCCCATAACGCATCCAGCCGACAGGTGCGGAAGACTCCGCTTAGCATGAGCTCACCGTACATGCCGTCCAAGGACAGCACGCCAAGTACTGAGCGCTTCCCGTCTTTTCCGTTACAGGTTCTGCCAACGCACCCGCTGCCGGCACACATCCAATTCCCGACCGCCCAGTATGGCCAGTTTGGGCCGCTAAGCCCGGCGCAGATCGCGAACAAGCACCACTACGCCTGGTTCGGCGAATAA